The Tissierellales bacterium region AAACCCCGGAATTTTCATATATACTCACTGTTGTAATAAGGAGGGAAAAAAGATGAAATCTTACATGCCTAATATAGATGAAGTTGAGAAGAAATGGTATGTTATCGATGCAGAAGGAAAAGTTTTAGGTAGATTAGCAAGTGAAGTGGCTATGCTTTTAAGAGGGAAACATAAGCCAATTTATACACCTCACACAGATACAGGAGATTATGTAATAATAGTTAATGCTGATAAAGTTGTTTTAACTGGTAAAAAACTAGAACAAAAGCATTATAGGTACCATACGGGACATCCAGGTGGATTAAAAGAAGTTCCTTATGAAAGATTAATGGAAAGAAATCCTGAAAAGGCTATTGAATTAGCAGTAAAGGGTATGCTTCCAAAGAATAGATTAGGAAGAAAAATGATTAAGAAGTTGAAAGTATATAGTGGACCTGAACATAAACACGAAGCTCAAGAGCCAGAAGTTTATGAATTTTAACATTTATGAAAGGAGGGCTATAATTGGATAAGGTAGAATTTTGGGGTACAGGAAGAAGAAAAACCTCTATAGCTAGAGTAAAATTACTTCCTGGATCTGGAGAGATAATTATAAATAATGAAAATATTGACGATTATTTCGATTATGATACGTTAAAAGTAATTGTTAAAGAACCATTAGAAATAACTGATACATTAGATAAATATAATGTGTACGTTAATGTACAAGGTGGAGGGTTTACTGGTCAAGCAGGAGCAATTAGACATGGTATTGCAAGAGCATTATTAGATGCAGAAGAAGACTCAAGGCCTGTACTTAAAAAAGCTGGTTTCTTAACAAGAGATCCTAGAATGAAAGAAAGAAAGAAATATGGCTTGAAAAAGGCAAGAAAGGCACCACAATTCTCAAAGAGATAAGATATATATATATTGTAAACAGAATACAAAAGATAAAATTAAAACACTGGATAAAACCAGTGTTTGTTTTTTGTCTAAAAATAGTAATAAGGACAAGTCCTCTATTAATATAAATTATAGGTATAGGAGGGGGATTAAATGAGAGTAATATTTATTAGTAAGAAAACATTATACATCTTATTAGTTGCTATAGTCATCATTATATTATTATTCTATATTTTAATCAGCAGAAAGTATATGGCTATAACTTCTTTCTTAACTGGAGGGAAAAAGGTTATAGGTATTGATCCTGGTCATGGAGGAGTTGATCCTGGGGCTATTGGAGTAAGTGGAACTAAAGAAGCTGAAATTAATCTAAGCATAGCT contains the following coding sequences:
- the rplM gene encoding 50S ribosomal protein L13 — protein: MKSYMPNIDEVEKKWYVIDAEGKVLGRLASEVAMLLRGKHKPIYTPHTDTGDYVIIVNADKVVLTGKKLEQKHYRYHTGHPGGLKEVPYERLMERNPEKAIELAVKGMLPKNRLGRKMIKKLKVYSGPEHKHEAQEPEVYEF
- the rpsI gene encoding 30S ribosomal protein S9; translated protein: MDKVEFWGTGRRKTSIARVKLLPGSGEIIINNENIDDYFDYDTLKVIVKEPLEITDTLDKYNVYVNVQGGGFTGQAGAIRHGIARALLDAEEDSRPVLKKAGFLTRDPRMKERKKYGLKKARKAPQFSKR